The proteins below come from a single Erysipelothrix piscisicarius genomic window:
- the gatB gene encoding Asp-tRNA(Asn)/Glu-tRNA(Gln) amidotransferase subunit GatB gives MGYEAVIGIEIHCELKTRTKMFSGAPLGYGQKPNTEINEIDLSYPGTLPQLNKQAVNYGVRLCKALNCEIDDLVRFDRKNYFYSDLPKGYQITQQFFPLGKHGHFDVLVGEAVKHVRINRIHMEEDTAKQFHEGDKTLIDFNRAGTPLLEIVTEADFRTGEEAAAYVDALRLLVVYLGISYGRMDEGSLRCDVNISLRPEGQETFGTKVEIKNLNSTNNVQKAIEFESVRQAEILDSGQHVITETRRFDEKSHETVAMRTKETAVDYRYFVEPNIVPVRIGQDILNQTLVELPMARIQRYQDQMGLSLYDASVLVKKPELSAYFDVLAQKTDAYKLLVNWLTQDVLAVLDQKGDRSFDAWLNVDHFVDFIEAIQSGSINSKQAKQVFAKFVEGKSPKAVIKESGMVQISDESTITAWIEDVLTQSPQVIEDYKNGLNKSIKFVVGQVMKISKGQANPRVTNELVVRVLDNK, from the coding sequence AATTCATTGTGAACTAAAAACACGCACAAAGATGTTTTCAGGAGCGCCCCTTGGGTACGGACAAAAACCGAATACCGAAATCAATGAAATTGATTTAAGTTACCCTGGAACCTTACCTCAGCTTAATAAACAAGCGGTGAACTATGGTGTTCGTTTATGTAAAGCGCTCAATTGTGAGATTGATGATCTCGTTCGCTTTGATCGTAAAAATTACTTTTACTCGGATTTACCAAAAGGATATCAAATTACGCAACAATTCTTTCCATTAGGTAAACATGGTCATTTTGATGTGCTTGTAGGTGAAGCCGTAAAGCATGTACGAATTAACCGTATTCATATGGAAGAAGATACGGCTAAACAGTTTCATGAAGGGGATAAAACGTTAATCGATTTTAATCGTGCGGGAACACCTTTACTTGAAATTGTTACGGAAGCAGATTTTAGAACTGGTGAAGAAGCAGCGGCCTATGTGGACGCATTGCGATTATTGGTTGTATATTTAGGCATTTCTTATGGTCGCATGGATGAAGGGTCTTTACGTTGCGATGTCAACATTTCATTAAGACCTGAAGGGCAAGAAACCTTTGGAACAAAAGTAGAAATTAAAAACTTGAATTCAACCAACAACGTTCAAAAAGCCATTGAGTTTGAAAGTGTGCGTCAGGCAGAAATTTTAGATTCAGGTCAACACGTAATCACTGAAACACGTCGTTTTGATGAAAAATCACACGAAACAGTCGCAATGCGTACTAAAGAGACGGCTGTAGACTACCGTTATTTTGTTGAACCGAATATTGTACCTGTACGAATTGGTCAAGATATCCTTAACCAAACATTGGTTGAATTACCTATGGCTCGCATTCAACGATATCAAGACCAAATGGGTTTAAGTTTATATGATGCGAGTGTCTTGGTTAAAAAACCGGAATTATCCGCTTACTTTGATGTATTAGCTCAAAAAACAGATGCTTATAAATTGCTGGTGAATTGGTTAACACAAGATGTATTAGCGGTACTGGATCAAAAAGGTGACCGCAGCTTTGACGCATGGCTCAATGTTGATCACTTTGTTGATTTTATCGAAGCAATTCAATCCGGTTCTATCAATTCAAAACAAGCAAAACAAGTGTTTGCGAAATTTGTTGAAGGAAAGTCTCCGAAAGCAGTAATTAAAGAATCGGGTATGGTTCAAATCAGCGACGAATCAACAATTACAGCGTGGATTGAAGACGTGTTGACTCAAAGTCCACAAGTTATTGAAGATTATAAAAATGGTCTTAATAAGTCCATTAAGTTTGTCGTTGGTCAAGTAATGAAGATATCAAAAGGGCAAGC